A stretch of the Desulforamulus ferrireducens genome encodes the following:
- a CDS encoding MarR family transcriptional regulator: protein MSPLLKAIGLANLDEIERNVFIFVREHVSPDGMLIYPLREMGKNLGYSELEIQRALRNLENLQLVDYREGDDPNDPNMILYKDEWLDMFTQQHTKS, encoded by the coding sequence GTGTCTCCCTTGTTAAAAGCCATTGGTTTAGCCAATCTGGATGAAATTGAAAGGAATGTCTTCATCTTTGTCCGGGAACATGTCTCACCGGATGGGATGTTAATATATCCTTTGCGGGAGATGGGAAAAAACTTGGGCTACTCAGAATTAGAAATTCAAAGGGCCTTGCGGAATTTGGAGAACCTGCAACTGGTGGATTACCGGGAGGGCGATGACCCAAACGATCCTAACATGATCCTCTACAAAGATGAATGGTTAGATATGTTTACACAACAGCATACAAAGAGCTAG
- a CDS encoding DUF378 domain-containing protein, with protein sequence MEMIYRIALPLVIVGALNWLLVGLFSWDLVAALLGGDATRESSILSRIIYGLVGLSGIALIPTLFRANREPAEGEKA encoded by the coding sequence GTGGAAATGATTTACAGAATTGCCCTACCGCTGGTGATCGTAGGGGCTCTCAACTGGCTGCTGGTTGGCTTGTTCAGTTGGGACTTAGTAGCTGCCCTGTTGGGCGGGGATGCCACTCGCGAATCCTCAATACTCAGCAGGATTATCTACGGCTTAGTGGGTCTTTCCGGCATTGCCTTGATCCCCACTCTGTTCCGTGCTAACAGGGAACCAGCCGAAGGAGAAAAAGCTTAA
- a CDS encoding DUF3006 domain-containing protein, translating into MRAVIDRFEENWAVLEAPHGIMWNVPRQFLPPEVKEGDEVAFSFTRVETRSIDNSKLVEELFE; encoded by the coding sequence GTGAGAGCGGTAATTGATAGATTTGAGGAAAACTGGGCGGTGTTAGAGGCTCCCCACGGGATCATGTGGAATGTACCACGTCAATTTCTGCCCCCCGAGGTGAAGGAAGGAGATGAAGTTGCTTTCTCTTTTACCAGAGTTGAAACCCGCTCCATTGATAACAGCAAACTGGTTGAGGAGTTATTTGAGTAA
- a CDS encoding ComEC/Rec2 family competence protein, giving the protein MKRIVILVLIMLLLLTGCTGQKEQATPVEPGDNLRVHFIDVGQADAILVQSQQASLLIDAGNNEDGQLVTKYLRQQGIERLDVVMGTHPHEDHIGGLDTVIKQFDVAKVYLPKVNHNTKSYQDVLLAIKDKNLKVTAAAGGQEFNLGAARVEILAPNSNKYQVLNDYSIVCKITYGQNSFLLTGDAEELSEQEMLKKGYNLKADVLKVGHHGSYSSTSEDFLKAVAPEMAVISVAKENDYGHPHKEIMQRLADHRVKVYLTSQVGTIVMTSDGREIVVQTEKQAPAEVPLVPTESQTYVDANGQGLIKGNINKNGEKIYHLPGMQNYERTKPEVWFKTEDEARAAGFRRASK; this is encoded by the coding sequence ATGAAACGCATTGTCATACTTGTGTTAATAATGCTGTTACTTTTGACTGGTTGTACAGGACAAAAGGAACAGGCCACCCCGGTTGAGCCGGGAGATAATCTTAGGGTTCATTTTATTGATGTCGGTCAGGCCGATGCTATACTGGTGCAAAGCCAGCAAGCCAGTTTATTAATTGATGCGGGCAATAACGAGGATGGTCAGTTAGTTACAAAATATTTGCGGCAGCAAGGAATAGAGAGGCTGGATGTGGTGATGGGTACTCATCCCCATGAAGATCACATTGGCGGGCTGGATACGGTCATCAAGCAATTTGATGTAGCCAAGGTTTATTTACCCAAAGTAAATCATAATACCAAGTCCTATCAGGATGTACTGTTGGCCATTAAAGATAAAAACCTCAAGGTTACCGCCGCTGCCGGCGGGCAGGAGTTTAACCTGGGTGCTGCCAGGGTAGAAATCTTAGCGCCTAATAGTAACAAGTACCAGGTACTGAATGATTATAGTATTGTCTGTAAAATAACCTATGGGCAAAACTCCTTTCTCCTGACCGGGGATGCCGAGGAATTGTCCGAACAGGAAATGCTTAAGAAGGGTTATAACTTAAAGGCTGATGTGCTAAAGGTGGGCCATCATGGCAGTTATTCCTCCACCTCCGAGGATTTTCTTAAAGCGGTGGCACCAGAAATGGCCGTGATCTCGGTGGCAAAGGAGAACGATTATGGTCATCCCCATAAGGAAATCATGCAAAGACTGGCAGACCATAGAGTCAAGGTTTATCTTACTTCCCAGGTGGGAACAATTGTAATGACTTCCGATGGCCGGGAAATTGTTGTCCAGACAGAAAAGCAGGCCCCTGCGGAGGTGCCGTTAGTCCCAACAGAGAGCCAAACCTATGTGGATGCCAATGGCCAGGGACTCATTAAGGGTAACATCAACAAGAACGGAGAAAAAATTTATCATCTACCCGGTATGCAGAATTACGAAAGAACCAAGCCCGAGGTTTGGTTTAAAACCGAGGATGAGGCTAGGGCTGCAGGATTTAGGAGGGCAAGCAAGTGA
- a CDS encoding DUF2680 domain-containing protein, with protein sequence MNKKLIMLALVLVAAVALLVPTAFATTGTDSPAKAWLEQKFAQKKAFVEQAVKDGRITAEQGEAWLKHLNERQQFHAQNGYLCPAGGNGNFGMGRGMGNGMCWRWNNSNIQTPQVQNQ encoded by the coding sequence ATGAATAAAAAATTAATCATGTTGGCTCTGGTTCTGGTGGCCGCTGTGGCTCTTCTGGTACCCACAGCCTTTGCTACCACTGGTACTGACTCCCCAGCCAAGGCCTGGCTCGAGCAAAAATTTGCTCAGAAAAAAGCCTTTGTGGAGCAAGCCGTTAAGGATGGTCGCATCACCGCCGAACAAGGTGAAGCCTGGTTAAAACACTTAAATGAAAGACAGCAATTCCACGCCCAGAACGGCTACCTCTGCCCCGCCGGGGGAAATGGTAACTTTGGCATGGGCCGAGGTATGGGTAACGGCATGTGCTGGCGCTGGAATAACTCAAACATACAGACTCCCCAAGTGCAAAATCAATAA
- a CDS encoding N-acetylmuramoyl-L-alanine amidase family protein encodes MFKGPYKQRLWRKNNILLVGLILLVVISLACFSRQSINNSEAEENRGGTSQKKPLPQPVVIIDPGHGGSDPGACQGGVMEKDINLAIAKRVAPHLKPLQVYLTRDKDRDFIQGGVYSKAAERQDLEQRIQLANRYKGELFISIHVNSGVEQLSGVDIYYDPDDHESSQLAQIMQQEMNKLPGMTVRQPRPEKFYLFEHLEIPVIIVETGWLCHPEDRQRLQDPDYQEQVAQAISRGVKRYLAK; translated from the coding sequence ATGTTCAAAGGACCATATAAACAACGGCTTTGGCGCAAAAACAATATACTTTTGGTGGGTTTAATCCTCTTAGTGGTTATTTCTTTAGCCTGTTTTTCCCGTCAGTCCATCAATAATTCCGAAGCAGAGGAGAATAGGGGAGGCACCTCCCAGAAAAAACCACTGCCTCAGCCTGTGGTTATTATTGATCCGGGGCATGGGGGCAGTGATCCGGGAGCCTGCCAGGGAGGGGTAATGGAAAAGGACATCAATTTGGCCATAGCCAAAAGGGTGGCACCCCATCTTAAGCCCCTGCAGGTTTACTTAACCAGGGATAAAGATAGGGATTTTATCCAGGGTGGGGTATATTCCAAAGCAGCCGAACGGCAGGATTTAGAGCAAAGAATCCAGCTAGCCAATCGGTATAAGGGAGAGCTTTTCATCAGTATCCATGTCAATTCCGGGGTAGAGCAATTGAGTGGAGTTGACATTTATTATGATCCTGATGACCACGAGAGTAGCCAACTGGCGCAAATCATGCAGCAGGAAATGAATAAACTGCCGGGCATGACGGTACGACAACCACGACCGGAGAAATTTTATTTATTTGAACACCTGGAGATACCTGTGATCATTGTGGAGACAGGCTGGTTATGCCACCCGGAGGATCGACAAAGGCTGCAGGACCCCGACTATCAAGAGCAAGTGGCTCAGGCCATAAGTCGGGGGGTCAAGAGGTATTTGGCAAAGTAA
- a CDS encoding histidinol-phosphatase encodes MLTDYHIHVERGPYTVEWLQKFTQQAQAAGINDWGISEHAYRFIETRSIFWNAWVEPRQTQRMDQYFAMIMEARQQGINVKFGIEMDFFPGKEKEIEIFLKQYPFDYVIGSVHWIDQWGIDLSEMKEEWDKRPVEESWQAYFDRIVALAQSRLFDIAGHLDLAKIFKYIPQDQEFLLQQYERVAKALAQNGTCIEISTAGLRKPVGEIYPHPLLLQVCQQHGVPIVISSDAHCPEDVGADFAQAIQLARQAGYQEINVFTQRKAEAHKLG; translated from the coding sequence ATGCTGACTGATTATCATATTCATGTGGAGAGAGGGCCGTACACTGTTGAGTGGCTGCAAAAATTTACCCAACAGGCTCAGGCGGCCGGTATAAATGATTGGGGTATCTCAGAACATGCCTACCGTTTTATCGAAACCCGCTCCATTTTTTGGAATGCCTGGGTAGAGCCCCGGCAGACCCAGCGTATGGACCAGTATTTTGCCATGATTATGGAAGCTCGGCAACAAGGGATTAATGTTAAGTTTGGTATAGAGATGGACTTCTTTCCAGGTAAGGAGAAGGAGATTGAAATTTTTCTTAAACAGTATCCCTTTGACTATGTCATTGGCTCGGTACATTGGATTGACCAGTGGGGTATTGATCTTTCCGAAATGAAAGAGGAATGGGATAAAAGGCCGGTTGAGGAGTCATGGCAAGCCTATTTCGATCGCATCGTTGCCCTGGCCCAGAGCAGGCTGTTTGATATTGCAGGACATCTGGATTTGGCTAAGATTTTCAAATATATTCCCCAGGACCAAGAATTTCTCTTGCAGCAATATGAAAGGGTTGCTAAAGCCCTGGCTCAAAACGGTACCTGTATCGAAATCAGCACTGCCGGGTTAAGGAAACCAGTGGGCGAAATTTATCCCCATCCCTTGTTGCTGCAAGTTTGTCAGCAGCACGGCGTACCCATTGTTATTAGTTCCGATGCCCACTGCCCGGAGGATGTAGGTGCCGACTTTGCGCAGGCTATTCAGTTGGCCCGGCAGGCCGGTTATCAGGAGATTAATGTTTTTACCCAACGAAAGGCAGAGGCACACAAACTAGGCTAG
- the nrdD gene encoding anaerobic ribonucleoside-triphosphate reductase → MKVTINGNVDQKEIDSIIAEEKERYAAKGKEIATIEILEVSAEELEVRTRAKSNIRRVRRITGYLSTVDRFNDAKQEELRDRVVHG, encoded by the coding sequence ATGAAAGTTACAATTAATGGAAATGTTGACCAAAAAGAAATTGATAGCATAATAGCAGAGGAAAAAGAACGCTATGCAGCAAAGGGCAAGGAAATAGCTACCATTGAGATATTGGAAGTGAGTGCAGAAGAGCTTGAGGTTAGAACCAGGGCTAAATCCAATATTAGACGAGTCCGACGGATTACCGGTTATTTGAGTACGGTGGACAGGTTCAACGATGCGAAACAGGAGGAATTAAGGGATAGAGTGGTACATGGGTAA
- a CDS encoding ATP-binding protein, translating into MMNRLSNFGRRLIILGIAAALPIILYLIYNSYKVYLTDAIEARKGAMGLASMVAINQEAFIKQSADNLMCMSSFREIRNFNLPYCDDFFPNVLKQHQSYKTIGLANLQGHVLSCAGSYVTNVSNESFFKKVIDTRETTILVSDSSKGEICSAVPILDVEGRVQGVLFIYIDIQAAIQEGLENKLPPDTSLSVRDDQGNILFRYPDEGNWSGKFLPDTEVFRIIKGGQGKGYGESPGLDGITRVFGFYEVQGLDSPLFIVVGLSKDISYSRARVNLVDNIIVIILVMVLMAFVIYKVCELFNQTESKFRTIFEASNDVILIIDINTERIVESNQKCEQILGYSPREICNNTLEFFTAGYYPYTGEEGSKLLQRAAQGEPQQVEWLCKDKAGNHLYVEVSIVKVRLQDKDYLLMTLRDIDERRRIETEMARLDRLHVVGEMAAGIAHEIRNPLTTVRGFIQIMAAKKQFADYKEQFSLMIDELDRANSIISEYLSVAKNKTTDMELNNLNTIIKAIYPLIEADANNNGKKVELNLAPVPDLVLNEKEIRQVILNLTRNGLDAMTEGQKLTIATFCEDEEVVLSIKDEGTGIKPEVLSKLGTPFLTTKPEGTGLGLALCYSIAERHQAKIEFTTGPKGTTVQLRFSCNTNCDQHSMLACEAKLLN; encoded by the coding sequence ATGATGAATAGGTTATCTAACTTTGGTCGTAGGTTAATAATATTAGGAATTGCTGCTGCTTTGCCCATAATCCTTTATTTAATTTACAACTCCTACAAGGTATACCTAACAGATGCTATTGAAGCCAGAAAGGGCGCAATGGGTTTGGCCAGTATGGTGGCCATTAATCAAGAGGCATTTATTAAACAATCAGCTGATAATTTAATGTGTATGTCTTCATTTAGAGAGATTAGAAATTTTAATTTACCCTATTGTGACGATTTTTTTCCCAATGTTCTTAAACAGCACCAAAGCTACAAGACTATCGGTTTAGCTAATTTACAGGGGCACGTTTTGTCCTGTGCGGGAAGTTACGTTACCAATGTATCTAATGAGAGTTTTTTTAAAAAGGTAATTGATACAAGAGAGACTACCATATTGGTTAGTGATTCCAGTAAGGGGGAAATTTGCTCAGCTGTTCCTATATTAGATGTGGAAGGAAGGGTGCAGGGAGTTTTATTTATTTATATAGATATACAAGCGGCTATCCAGGAGGGTCTGGAAAACAAACTTCCCCCAGATACCAGTCTGAGTGTCAGAGATGATCAAGGAAATATATTATTTAGGTACCCGGATGAAGGTAATTGGTCCGGTAAATTTTTACCGGACACAGAGGTTTTTCGGATAATCAAAGGGGGTCAGGGAAAAGGCTACGGAGAGTCGCCAGGGTTAGATGGTATAACCAGGGTCTTTGGTTTTTACGAGGTGCAGGGTTTAGATAGCCCGCTGTTTATTGTCGTAGGTCTTTCTAAAGATATTTCCTATAGTCGAGCTAGAGTTAACTTAGTTGATAATATTATTGTTATTATTTTAGTTATGGTTTTAATGGCTTTTGTTATTTACAAAGTTTGTGAGCTGTTTAATCAAACGGAGTCCAAATTCCGTACCATTTTTGAAGCAAGTAATGATGTTATTTTAATTATCGATATAAACACCGAGCGAATTGTAGAATCAAATCAAAAATGCGAGCAGATTTTGGGTTATTCCCCCAGGGAAATCTGTAATAACACCCTAGAATTTTTTACCGCTGGCTATTATCCTTACACCGGCGAAGAAGGGTCAAAACTACTGCAGAGGGCAGCCCAGGGGGAGCCCCAACAGGTTGAGTGGCTCTGTAAAGATAAAGCAGGTAATCATTTATATGTTGAGGTAAGCATTGTTAAGGTAAGGTTACAAGACAAGGATTATTTATTAATGACCCTCAGGGACATTGATGAGAGGCGTAGAATAGAAACTGAAATGGCCAGGCTGGATCGCTTGCATGTTGTGGGTGAAATGGCTGCCGGTATTGCCCATGAAATCCGCAATCCCTTGACCACAGTAAGAGGATTTATTCAAATTATGGCTGCCAAAAAACAATTTGCCGACTACAAAGAACAATTTTCTCTCATGATAGATGAACTAGACCGGGCCAACAGCATAATTTCCGAATATTTATCAGTTGCCAAAAATAAGACCACAGATATGGAATTGAATAATCTTAATACCATTATTAAGGCCATCTATCCTTTAATTGAAGCAGATGCCAACAATAATGGTAAAAAAGTTGAACTAAATTTGGCACCGGTACCCGACCTAGTACTTAATGAAAAAGAAATTCGACAAGTTATTCTTAATTTGACTCGTAACGGATTGGATGCTATGACCGAGGGTCAAAAATTAACCATAGCCACCTTTTGTGAGGATGAAGAGGTTGTTCTTTCTATTAAAGATGAAGGAACCGGTATCAAACCAGAAGTGCTAAGTAAATTAGGAACGCCCTTTCTTACCACTAAGCCAGAGGGAACTGGCTTAGGTCTGGCCCTGTGCTATAGCATTGCTGAGCGTCACCAGGCTAAAATAGAGTTTACCACTGGTCCCAAGGGAACTACCGTCCAGCTAAGATTTAGCTGTAATACCAACTGCGACCAGCATAGTATGCTAGCCTGTGAGGCAAAACTTTTAAATTAA
- a CDS encoding IS256 family transposase encodes MAQYQITVNQELLHRLFLSDNKDSGVAALLESVLNQILQAQATEQLEAEPYERTEERKGYRNGTYPHKLTTRVGTLTLRIPRFRNGKFSTELFARYQRSEQALVLALMEMVINGVSTRKVSQITEELCGTEFSKSTVSELCKKLDPVVHGWNNRNLHDMRYPFILVDALVLKVREEGRVRARSVMIAIGVNTDGYREILGLMLGDSESESSWGEFFTWLKSRGLRGVDIIVSDNHGGLVKAVRSHFQGVTWQRCQTHFMRNILDVTPKSIQDELYPHLRAILDAPDVDTARVLLNQTLEAYENRAPKAMKVLEDGFDDATAILILPERYRRRLRTTNGVERLNEEIRRRERVIRIFPNRESVIRLVGALLMEFDDKWASGRKYLDMSEYLQWQESQRQARAFSKVTPIR; translated from the coding sequence ATGGCTCAATATCAGATTACCGTAAATCAGGAACTTTTGCACCGTTTATTTTTAAGCGATAACAAAGATTCCGGTGTAGCAGCTCTGCTGGAATCCGTATTGAACCAAATTTTGCAGGCTCAGGCTACCGAGCAACTAGAAGCCGAACCATATGAGCGCACTGAAGAAAGGAAGGGGTATCGCAATGGGACTTATCCACATAAGCTAACCACTCGCGTCGGCACCCTTACCCTGAGAATTCCTCGGTTTCGCAATGGCAAATTCTCCACAGAACTGTTTGCCAGATACCAGCGCAGTGAACAAGCTCTGGTACTGGCTCTAATGGAGATGGTAATCAATGGGGTCTCAACCCGTAAGGTGAGCCAAATCACCGAAGAACTTTGTGGAACCGAGTTTTCCAAATCTACCGTTTCCGAACTGTGCAAGAAGCTAGACCCGGTAGTACATGGCTGGAACAATCGGAATCTGCATGATATGCGCTACCCTTTTATCCTTGTGGATGCCCTTGTTCTCAAGGTTCGTGAAGAAGGGCGTGTTCGCGCACGTAGTGTGATGATTGCCATTGGTGTTAACACTGATGGTTACAGAGAAATTCTCGGATTGATGCTGGGTGATAGTGAATCTGAGTCCAGTTGGGGCGAATTCTTTACCTGGTTAAAATCCCGTGGCTTACGGGGTGTTGATATCATTGTTTCAGATAATCACGGTGGGTTGGTGAAGGCCGTACGCAGCCATTTTCAGGGTGTTACCTGGCAACGTTGTCAAACCCACTTCATGCGCAACATCCTAGATGTTACCCCAAAGTCAATACAGGATGAACTCTATCCACATCTAAGAGCTATTCTAGATGCACCGGACGTAGATACCGCCCGTGTGTTATTAAATCAAACCCTAGAGGCTTATGAGAACAGGGCTCCAAAGGCCATGAAGGTGTTGGAAGATGGCTTTGATGATGCTACAGCTATTCTTATTTTGCCAGAACGTTATCGCCGTCGGTTGCGTACCACAAACGGTGTAGAACGCCTTAACGAAGAAATTAGGCGCAGGGAACGAGTTATTCGCATTTTCCCCAACCGCGAGTCCGTGATCCGTCTAGTAGGTGCCCTCCTTATGGAGTTTGATGACAAATGGGCCAGTGGTAGAAAGTATCTGGATATGAGTGAATACCTGCAATGGCAGGAATCTCAGAGACAAGCCCGTGCTTTTTCTAAAGTAACGCCAATTCGGTAA
- a CDS encoding N-acetyltransferase produces the protein MIRAYKKQDDAELIKIWYEASIIAHSFIPSTFWEAEKKSIQEKYLPLAETYVKEIDGQIVGFISLIEDYIGGLFVHPNCQGKGVGTELINKAKSLRPKLTVEVYQENTKAQRFYGKCGFTLTGERVQPETGCILLAMEFSLP, from the coding sequence ATGATAAGAGCATATAAAAAACAAGATGATGCAGAGCTGATAAAAATATGGTATGAGGCATCGATAATTGCTCATAGCTTTATACCCTCCACTTTCTGGGAAGCTGAAAAGAAGAGTATTCAAGAGAAATACCTTCCCCTTGCGGAAACCTATGTTAAAGAAATTGATGGTCAAATTGTGGGCTTTATTTCATTAATTGAAGACTATATCGGCGGGCTTTTTGTTCACCCCAATTGTCAAGGCAAGGGGGTAGGCACGGAATTAATTAATAAAGCAAAGTCCTTGAGACCAAAATTAACGGTAGAAGTATATCAAGAAAATACCAAGGCGCAAAGATTTTACGGTAAATGTGGTTTTACCTTAACCGGTGAAAGGGTGCAACCGGAAACCGGGTGTATTCTACTGGCCATGGAGTTTAGCCTACCATAG
- a CDS encoding zinc metalloprotease HtpX, translating into MNTLKAWLLMGTLSILLVLMGNAIGGTSGALLFFIIAMAMNFFGYFYSDKLAIKMTGSYPVSQAEAPELYEMVRRLSQRAGLPMPKIYIQPSDQPNAFATGRNPANSAVAVTEGILRILNPQELEGVLAHELAHIKNRDVLVGTIAAALAGAISMMGNALQWGAIFGMGRSDDEEEGGGLLGSLVMAIIFPIAAMIIQMAISRSREYMADATGAQIAGSPDGLANALLKLEAAAHRVPMNVSPATSHLFIINPLSGASLARLFSTHPPIEDRVQRLKGMRR; encoded by the coding sequence ATGAATACTTTAAAAGCCTGGCTTTTAATGGGAACACTTTCCATTTTACTTGTGCTGATGGGTAATGCCATTGGCGGCACCAGCGGTGCCTTACTTTTCTTTATCATTGCCATGGCCATGAACTTCTTTGGCTATTTTTACAGTGATAAACTGGCCATCAAAATGACCGGATCCTACCCGGTTTCCCAAGCTGAAGCACCGGAGCTTTACGAAATGGTGCGGCGTTTGTCCCAACGGGCAGGTTTACCCATGCCCAAGATTTATATTCAGCCTTCGGATCAGCCCAATGCCTTTGCCACTGGGCGGAACCCCGCCAATTCGGCAGTGGCAGTGACCGAAGGTATCCTGCGTATTTTAAATCCTCAGGAATTAGAGGGTGTATTAGCGCATGAACTGGCACACATTAAAAATCGCGATGTTTTGGTGGGAACCATTGCCGCTGCATTGGCCGGTGCCATTAGTATGATGGGCAACGCCTTGCAGTGGGGGGCTATCTTTGGTATGGGACGTAGTGATGATGAAGAAGAAGGCGGCGGTTTGCTGGGCAGCCTAGTTATGGCTATTATTTTCCCCATCGCGGCTATGATCATCCAAATGGCTATATCACGCTCGCGGGAATATATGGCCGACGCCACCGGTGCCCAAATTGCCGGTTCACCGGATGGTTTAGCCAATGCACTGTTAAAGCTGGAAGCCGCAGCTCACCGGGTACCCATGAATGTAAGTCCGGCCACATCCCATTTGTTTATTATCAATCCATTATCCGGGGCTTCCCTGGCTCGGTTATTTAGCACTCACCCACCCATTGAGGATCGGGTACAGCGTTTAAAAGGCATGAGAAGATAA
- a CDS encoding sporulation protein, which yields MFKKIMASFGVGAAKVNLVLDNEKCRIGESVRGKMVVQGGNVAQGIHTLDVDVVMKLNSRGKEISRVVETIRVARDFRIEARDTREIPFEHQIPFHYPLSKGSVSYTLVTKMDIAQAVDTGDADPLVVLPSREMELVFDALQFLGFKEKIGSGKIGQYGQEFMYYPSGQFAEQLKEMEFKFFIDSNDCRLYFELEIANGFMRSGQKHHAELTIPATVLASGSVQELAQTIREFLEEELRQVSVQGPRLVPSYQQQQHRPGMGSAFGGFMGGMVAGMLGGALLGELFGDDEAEAAETYGDMGGEEGGFDFGLGDFGDFGGDEW from the coding sequence ATGTTTAAAAAAATAATGGCCAGTTTTGGGGTAGGAGCGGCCAAGGTCAACCTGGTGCTGGACAATGAAAAGTGCAGGATTGGCGAATCGGTTAGGGGTAAAATGGTGGTACAGGGAGGTAATGTGGCCCAGGGTATCCATACCCTGGATGTAGATGTAGTGATGAAACTGAATAGCCGGGGTAAGGAAATATCCCGAGTGGTAGAAACCATCCGAGTAGCCCGTGATTTTCGCATTGAAGCCAGGGATACCCGGGAGATTCCCTTTGAACATCAAATTCCTTTCCATTATCCCCTGTCCAAAGGATCTGTATCCTATACTTTGGTTACTAAAATGGATATTGCCCAGGCGGTGGATACCGGCGATGCCGATCCTTTAGTGGTGCTGCCCAGCCGGGAAATGGAACTGGTATTTGATGCTCTGCAATTTCTCGGCTTTAAGGAAAAGATTGGCTCCGGCAAAATTGGGCAGTATGGCCAGGAGTTTATGTACTATCCCAGTGGTCAGTTTGCTGAGCAACTGAAGGAAATGGAGTTCAAATTCTTCATTGATTCCAACGACTGCCGGCTTTATTTCGAGTTAGAAATAGCCAACGGTTTTATGCGCAGTGGTCAAAAACACCATGCAGAGCTAACCATTCCTGCTACTGTATTAGCTAGTGGTTCTGTACAAGAACTGGCCCAGACCATCAGGGAGTTTTTAGAAGAAGAATTAAGGCAGGTGTCAGTGCAAGGACCTCGCCTGGTTCCCAGTTACCAGCAACAACAGCATCGCCCCGGTATGGGCAGTGCCTTTGGTGGTTTTATGGGTGGTATGGTGGCTGGCATGCTGGGTGGTGCTTTACTGGGAGAATTATTTGGTGATGATGAGGCAGAAGCTGCCGAGACCTATGGAGACATGGGCGGTGAAGAGGGTGGCTTTGATTTTGGCTTAGGCGATTTTGGAGATTTTGGCGGCGACGAATGGTAG
- a CDS encoding MerR family transcriptional regulator: protein MYNNSRGDRLGELKKYKIGELAELAGVSRRTIDYYTNLGLLVPERSQSGYRYYTENCLLRLKLIESMKNQRLTLEEIKERMGALTVTLQTKGVTGSPPGLDLQFLKEQVKQLEIQLAELQPLVSKMEAGQAVASRQAILRSIALMQSLILYLSELTPYL from the coding sequence GACTTGGGGAATTAAAAAAATATAAAATTGGTGAGTTGGCGGAACTGGCAGGGGTTAGTCGCAGAACCATCGATTATTATACTAATCTGGGTCTTTTAGTACCAGAACGCTCCCAGTCCGGTTACCGCTACTATACAGAGAATTGTCTGCTGCGCTTAAAGCTGATAGAAAGCATGAAAAACCAGCGCTTAACCCTGGAGGAGATCAAAGAACGCATGGGTGCTCTGACAGTTACCCTGCAGACCAAAGGGGTTACCGGCAGTCCACCAGGACTGGACCTCCAATTTCTTAAGGAACAAGTTAAGCAACTAGAGATACAGTTGGCAGAACTTCAGCCCTTGGTTAGTAAAATGGAAGCCGGTCAAGCGGTTGCCAGTCGGCAAGCAATTCTGCGTAGTATAGCTCTTATGCAGTCATTAATACTGTATCTCAGTGAACTAACACCTTATTTATAA